One genomic segment of Arachis duranensis cultivar V14167 chromosome 4, aradu.V14167.gnm2.J7QH, whole genome shotgun sequence includes these proteins:
- the LOC107483824 gene encoding nifU-like protein 3, chloroplastic, which produces MLCATHHTLLLFSNPCCFLKNRVSNGRGFSSNESCFVRGHQMDIKQYFGLISSRSPRNKAGRVVSPSCVLPLTEENVEKVLDEVRPGLMADGGNVALHEIDGLVVVLKLQGACGSCPSSAMTLKMGIETRLRDKIPEIMEVEQIVDAETGLELTEQNVESVLSEIRPYLVGTGGGILELVKIDDYVVKVRLSGPAAGVMTVRVALTQKLRDKIPSIGAVQLID; this is translated from the exons ATGCTTTGTGCAACTCAtcatacattattattattctctaACCCGTGTTGTTTCCTTAAG aaTCGAGTTTCAAATGGCAGAGGATTTTCTTCAAATGAGAGTTGTTTTGTTAGAGGTCACCAAATGGACATCAAACAATATTTTGGACTTATATCATCCCGTTCTCCACGGAACAAAGCAG GAAGAGTTGTATCCCCAAGCTGTGTGCTGCCATTGACAGAAGAGAATGTGGAGAAGGTTTTGGATGAGGTTAGACCTGGCTTGATGGCTGATGGAGGGAATGTGGCTTTGCACGAGATAGATGGCCTTGTCGTCGTCCTCAAGCTTCAAGGAGCATGTGGCTCGTGTCCTAGCTCGGCCATGACATTAAAGATGGGAATTGAGACTCGCCTTCGTGATAAGATCCCAGAAATCATGGAAGTGGAGCAGATTGTGGACGCCGAGACTGGCCTCGAGTTAACAGAGCAAAATGTCGAGAGT GTTCTTTCTGAAATTAGGCCATACCTTGTTGGCACTGGGGGAGGAATATTAGAGCTTGTTAAGATCGATGATTATGTTGTCAAAGTTCGGCTAAGTGGACCGGCGGCCGGAGTTATGACGGTTCGCGTGGCGCTAACGCAAAAGTTGAGAGACAAGATACCTTCTATTGGAGCTGTGCAGCTAATAGACTGA
- the LOC127746616 gene encoding uncharacterized protein LOC127746616, which translates to MASTSRRSISGSYGRDNVTGESFCECGLRAPLQVSNSIANPGRKYYACPVKRCEWFKWADPSIQHSEVGDDRSCQLNSNLKSIERDKNLHTNVMFLKLLAFLRLVVSIVCIVLVIILLFKL; encoded by the coding sequence ATGGCTTCCACAAGTAGAAGATCTATAAGTGGTTCATACGGCAGAGACAATGTAACGGGCGAATCTTTTTGTGAGTGTGGTTTAAGAGCTCCGTTACAAGTCTCAAATAGCATTGCCAACCCGGGTAGAAAGTATTATGCCTGTCCTGTAAAACGATGTGAATGGTTTAAATGGGCAGATCCAAGTATCCAACATTCTGAAGTTGGAGATGATCGCTCTTGCCAACTGAATTCCAATTTGAAGTCGATCGAACGAGATAAAAATCTGCATACTAATGTTATGTTTCTGAAATTGTTAGCGTTCCTTCGACTTGTTGTTTCTATAGTCTGTATTGTACTGGTCATAATATTGTTGTTTAAGTTGTAG